In Methanobacteriaceae archaeon, a single window of DNA contains:
- a CDS encoding TOBE domain-containing protein, producing MQLSARNQLTGKVTGVDLGAVMANIKIEVTEPNNITAVITKESAEKLGLSEGDDVTAIIKSTEVLIGK from the coding sequence ATGCAATTAAGTGCTAGAAATCAATTAACTGGAAAAGTAACTGGAGTAGACCTTGGTGCTGTAATGGCTAACATTAAAATCGAAGTAACTGAACCTAACAATATCACTGCTGTTATTACTAAAGAATCTGCAGAGAAATTAGGTTTATCTGAAGGTGACGATGTTACTGCTATTATCAAATCTACCGAAGTTTTAATTGGTAAATAG
- a CDS encoding ATP-binding cassette domain-containing protein, which produces MSDKLLKVDIQKELKEFNLEMDFELKQGCLGILGPSGCGKSMTLKSIAGIVDPDSGFISLNTGEETVYYDSNKKTNLKPQKRNVGYLFQNYALFPNMTVEENVAVGLGENQDKKIVSEMIERFHLQGLEKRYPRQLSGGQQQRVALARILAYGPDVILLDEPFSAMDTVLKERLRIELIKLLDYYNGLSILVTHDRDEAFQFCDEIIVMDQGKIIAKGPTHDVFENPGKVQVALLTGCKNISKIEVIDDYHLKALEWGVTFEVSEKITSNISHIGIRAHDFTPAEKEDINVLDTTDAAILEMPFEWQVTLSNGLWWKLDKLIYDHELNLPEYIKVDPKNIILLEE; this is translated from the coding sequence ATGAGTGATAAATTGTTGAAAGTGGACATCCAAAAGGAACTTAAGGAATTCAATTTAGAAATGGATTTTGAATTAAAACAAGGCTGTTTAGGTATTTTAGGTCCTTCTGGTTGTGGTAAAAGTATGACTTTAAAATCAATTGCAGGTATTGTTGATCCTGATTCTGGTTTTATAAGTTTAAATACTGGTGAAGAGACAGTTTATTATGATTCTAATAAAAAAACCAATTTAAAACCTCAAAAAAGAAATGTAGGTTACTTATTTCAAAATTATGCTTTATTCCCAAACATGACTGTTGAAGAAAATGTTGCAGTTGGATTAGGTGAAAATCAGGATAAAAAAATTGTTTCTGAAATGATTGAACGTTTTCATCTTCAGGGTTTGGAAAAAAGGTATCCTAGGCAATTATCTGGTGGTCAACAACAAAGAGTTGCTCTAGCTCGTATTTTAGCTTATGGTCCTGATGTTATTTTGTTAGATGAGCCGTTTAGTGCAATGGATACTGTGTTAAAAGAAAGATTACGTATTGAACTTATTAAGTTATTGGATTACTATAATGGATTATCTATTTTAGTTACTCATGACCGTGATGAGGCATTCCAGTTTTGTGATGAAATTATTGTAATGGACCAAGGTAAAATCATTGCAAAAGGTCCTACTCATGATGTTTTCGAAAATCCTGGCAAAGTTCAGGTTGCTTTGCTTACTGGTTGTAAAAATATCTCAAAAATTGAAGTTATAGATGATTATCATCTCAAAGCACTAGAATGGGGAGTAACATTTGAAGTATCTGAGAAAATTACTTCCAATATTTCTCATATTGGTATAAGAGCACACGATTTTACTCCCGCTGAGAAAGAGGATATTAATGTGTTAGATACTACTGATGCAGCTATATTGGAAATGCCTTTTGAATGGCAGGTAACTTTATCTAACGGTTTATGGTGGAAACTTGATAAATTGATTTATGACCATGAATTAAATCTTCCAGAGTACATAAAAGTTGATCCTAAAAACATTATTCTTTTGGAAGAATAA
- the modB gene encoding molybdate ABC transporter permease subunit — MDWGPVFISMKTASLSILITFFLGLIVAWGIIKIKNDSIKVVLDGLFTLPLVLPPTVVGFFLLYLFGVRGPIGKFFIDFFTVKIAFSWSATVIAAVVMSFPLMYRSARGAFEQVDSNLLDAGRTLGMSEWKIFWKVLFANALPGIISGGILAYARGLGEFGATAMIAGNIAGQTRTLPMAVYSEVAAGNMGDAFNYVIVIIIISFIAIFIMDYISIRKEKQWK; from the coding sequence ATGGATTGGGGTCCCGTTTTTATTTCAATGAAAACCGCAAGTTTATCAATTTTAATAACCTTCTTTTTAGGTTTGATTGTTGCTTGGGGTATTATAAAAATTAAAAATGATTCAATAAAAGTAGTACTTGATGGTCTTTTCACATTACCTCTTGTATTGCCACCTACTGTTGTAGGATTTTTCTTATTGTATCTTTTTGGTGTAAGGGGTCCTATTGGGAAGTTTTTTATAGACTTTTTCACTGTGAAAATAGCTTTTTCATGGTCTGCAACAGTTATTGCCGCAGTGGTCATGTCTTTTCCTTTAATGTATCGTTCTGCTCGTGGAGCATTTGAACAGGTTGATTCTAACTTGTTGGATGCTGGTCGTACATTAGGTATGTCTGAGTGGAAAATTTTTTGGAAAGTTTTATTTGCAAATGCTTTACCTGGTATTATTAGTGGTGGAATTCTTGCTTATGCTCGTGGTTTAGGTGAGTTTGGTGCTACAGCTATGATTGCAGGTAATATTGCAGGACAGACCAGAACTCTCCCAATGGCAGTTTATTCTGAAGTAGCTGCAGGTAATATGGGAGATGCATTTAATTATGTAATAGTCATTATTATCATATCCTTTATAGCTATTTTTATTATGGATTATATTTCCATACGTAAGGAAAAACAATGGAAATAA
- the modA gene encoding molybdate ABC transporter substrate-binding protein, whose translation MESRNKIIIAVVAVIVIIAAGLYATGSLGNTASSDLNGQDVQLAAAASLKNVYDEKLIPMFEEKYPGVTVTPTYASSGDLQKQIENGLKADVFMSAGNKQMDALINESLVDNASNVKFLENKLVLIVPADSNANMTSFEDLKNVKGNIAIGDPESVPAGQYANESLHNLGIWDAVEPKLSLATDVTAVLNQVAQKSAECGLVYATDAQSSKDVKVVCEAPEGSLKTIVYPVAPLKDAEHADAAAKFMEFLQTPEAQSVFEDYGFTIHK comes from the coding sequence ATGGAATCTAGAAATAAAATAATCATTGCTGTAGTCGCAGTAATCGTAATTATTGCTGCTGGATTATATGCTACTGGTTCATTAGGAAACACTGCTTCTAGTGATTTAAATGGACAAGATGTTCAATTAGCAGCTGCAGCTAGTTTAAAAAATGTTTATGATGAAAAATTAATCCCAATGTTTGAAGAAAAATATCCTGGAGTAACTGTAACTCCTACCTACGCTTCTAGTGGGGATTTACAAAAACAAATTGAAAATGGTTTAAAAGCAGATGTATTCATGTCTGCAGGTAATAAACAAATGGATGCTTTAATCAATGAAAGTTTAGTTGACAACGCTTCCAATGTTAAATTTTTAGAAAACAAACTTGTTTTAATTGTACCTGCTGATTCTAATGCTAATATGACTTCATTTGAAGACTTGAAAAACGTAAAAGGTAATATTGCAATCGGTGATCCTGAATCTGTACCTGCTGGTCAATATGCTAATGAATCATTACACAACCTTGGTATCTGGGATGCTGTTGAACCTAAATTATCTTTAGCTACTGATGTAACTGCTGTATTAAATCAAGTTGCTCAAAAATCCGCTGAATGTGGTCTTGTATATGCTACTGATGCTCAATCCAGTAAAGATGTAAAAGTAGTATGTGAAGCTCCTGAAGGTTCTTTAAAAACTATTGTTTATCCTGTAGCTCCACTCAAAGATGCTGAACACGCAGATGCTGCAGCTAAATTTATGGAGTTCTTACAAACCCCTGAAGCTCAAAGTGTATTTGAAGACTACGGATTTACTATTCATAAATAA
- a CDS encoding methyltransferase domain-containing protein, which yields MNGHRAHGFSSVHFLDSDEIISELNLKGNETFMDAGCGDGHIAIKVVEEYLPDGTVYAVDVYDASIEDMEAYKAENNVENLINIEADITKGIPGVDDESIDVVLMVNVFHGFRASRTMDEAIDEFARIIKQDGKIAIMDYKAWDVPKGPPTAFRSSPEELEEVFAKHGLKMTHLNEEIGEDIPQGKSHYFIVFQKE from the coding sequence ATGAATGGACATAGGGCTCATGGATTTTCAAGTGTACACTTCTTGGATTCTGATGAGATTATTTCTGAATTGAATCTTAAAGGTAATGAGACTTTTATGGACGCAGGATGTGGTGACGGCCACATAGCAATAAAAGTAGTTGAAGAATATCTTCCTGATGGAACTGTTTATGCAGTAGATGTATATGATGCATCTATTGAAGATATGGAAGCATATAAAGCAGAAAATAATGTTGAAAATCTTATTAACATTGAAGCTGATATTACAAAAGGAATTCCTGGTGTTGATGATGAATCTATTGATGTTGTTTTAATGGTTAACGTATTCCACGGATTTAGAGCATCAAGAACAATGGATGAAGCTATTGATGAATTTGCAAGAATCATCAAACAAGATGGTAAAATTGCAATTATGGACTATAAAGCTTGGGATGTTCCAAAAGGACCTCCAACAGCATTTAGAAGTTCTCCAGAGGAATTGGAAGAAGTCTTTGCTAAACACGGTTTAAAAATGACTCACTTAAATGAAGAGATTGGTGAAGATATTCCACAAGGTAAATCTCACTATTTCATTGTATTTCAAAAAGAATAG
- the argJ gene encoding bifunctional ornithine acetyltransferase/N-acetylglutamate synthase, giving the protein MDFIKELDGGFSVIENLEVSGAREGKFGVAIIHSPNSTASAVFTSNKVVAAPVKYTKKMLKKGIVSAVFVNSGNANCFTGQQGLDDCETLVELVANDLKLPKDEIAISSTGVIGREMPIDTISKVAYESLSKLGSDAEHSLAAAKAIMTTDTFPKECAIEVTLTTGETVKIAGITKGSGMIAPNMGTMLSFIVTDAVIPADEINKALKKSADISFNMIVVDGDESTNDTCLMMANGSSGVEVVRDGKLDSNFQEALDYICIDLAKKMARDGEGATKFIEANVCGAKDENDAKLAAKSIVSSSLFKSAVFGGDPNWGRIVSAIGYSGCDLNPDIVTIAIANSDDEVDLVKDGTILAFEDTPNLERAEKVMQSKYVSVNIDMHLGDGQATAWGCDLTYDYVKINAEYTT; this is encoded by the coding sequence ATGGATTTTATTAAAGAATTAGATGGTGGATTTTCAGTAATTGAAAATTTGGAAGTCTCAGGTGCACGTGAAGGCAAGTTTGGTGTTGCAATTATTCACTCACCAAACAGTACTGCTTCTGCCGTGTTTACTTCCAATAAAGTAGTTGCTGCGCCAGTTAAATATACTAAAAAAATGCTTAAAAAAGGAATTGTTTCTGCTGTTTTTGTAAATAGTGGTAATGCAAATTGCTTTACAGGCCAACAGGGACTTGATGACTGTGAAACTTTAGTTGAATTGGTTGCTAATGACTTAAAATTACCTAAAGATGAAATTGCTATTTCTTCAACAGGTGTTATCGGTCGTGAAATGCCAATTGATACTATTTCCAAAGTTGCTTACGAATCTCTTTCTAAATTAGGAAGTGATGCTGAGCATTCACTTGCAGCTGCAAAAGCTATTATGACAACTGATACATTCCCAAAAGAATGTGCAATTGAAGTTACTTTAACAACTGGAGAAACTGTTAAAATTGCAGGTATTACAAAAGGAAGTGGAATGATTGCTCCAAATATGGGAACTATGTTGTCATTTATTGTAACTGATGCAGTAATTCCTGCAGATGAAATCAACAAAGCATTAAAGAAATCTGCTGATATCAGTTTTAACATGATTGTTGTTGATGGTGATGAAAGTACCAACGATACATGTCTTATGATGGCAAACGGATCATCTGGTGTTGAAGTTGTTAGGGATGGAAAATTAGATTCCAATTTCCAGGAAGCTTTAGACTATATTTGTATAGATTTAGCTAAAAAAATGGCTCGTGATGGTGAAGGTGCTACAAAATTCATCGAAGCTAATGTTTGCGGTGCAAAAGATGAAAATGATGCTAAATTAGCTGCAAAATCAATTGTATCTTCAAGTTTATTTAAATCTGCAGTGTTTGGAGGAGATCCAAACTGGGGTAGAATTGTATCTGCAATAGGATACTCTGGTTGTGATTTAAATCCAGATATAGTAACAATAGCTATTGCAAATAGTGATGATGAAGTAGATTTAGTTAAAGATGGCACTATCTTAGCATTTGAAGACACTCCAAACCTTGAAAGAGCTGAAAAAGTAATGCAGTCAAAATATGTTTCAGTTAATATTGATATGCATTTAGGTGATGGGCAGGCAACTGCTTGGGGTTGTGATTTGACATATGATTATGTAAAAATCAATGCTGAATACACCACATAA